Proteins encoded together in one Spodoptera frugiperda isolate SF20-4 chromosome 15, AGI-APGP_CSIRO_Sfru_2.0, whole genome shotgun sequence window:
- the LOC118278424 gene encoding toll-like receptor 6: protein MASDVILPALLLWLMPTLVSAGLVKRQADDLEDQIPPCRTYMMDGLLYLDCSNRELKELPEELDYNAQVLLLSNNNFRTFPPQLENFSRVETLDLSRNYLNHTIPSYLQNWVHLQTLNLSNNLYDTWTTTGQKYYIKNLDLSKNKINVVDEKAFTTMPYLYFLDLSENRINDLPAGVFSEADNLDTLILSRNYFSDVPSFQSPSLRSLHMSSCQIATMNVDSLVGMGSLLAIDLSMNQLEEIPDNLASETLQELNLSYNSINMLTDNSFSSLPHLAVLDMRGNEFRDVWATSHFSSNPFLREVYVKGNRWSCEGFSVNLLLTYEFLTKEPSKIVDRESLICYSPSNVTQLSWQQAYIRTWHPVESSSPPFTTIALMVGVIIGIVVTSCVCRGLVAITRSSEPARPPPETTVLNLNGTATEPRAESVILRVPIREDLPPSYDEALLMPRLNSSFHSLPDFVDEEEPRNYRRSRSIGDLTEHRPRIADRRSLRRPVDIRITIDE from the exons ATGGCATCCG ATGTAATACTACCAGCGCTATTATTATGGCTGATGCCGACCCTGGTGTCGGCTGGTTTGGTGAAGAGGCAGGCGGATGACCTGGAAGACCAGATACCTCCGTGCCGGACCTACATGATGGACGGGCTCCTATACCTAGACTGTTCCAATAGAGAGCTAAAAGAATTACCTGAAGAATTagattataat gctCAAGTGTTGCTGCTATCGAACAACAACTTCAGGACGTTTCCGCCACAACTCGAGAATTTTTCCCGAGTCGAGACGCTCGACCTGTCACGAAACTACTTGAATCATACCATTCCCAGCTATTTACAAAACTGGGTCCATTTACAAACTCTCAACCTATCAAATAACCTCTACGACACATGGACTACGACTGGAcaaaagtattatataaaaaatttagacttatcaaagaataaaattaacgtCGTAGACGAAAAAGCATTCACTACAATGCCCTACTTATATTTCCTCGACTTATCAGAGAACAGAATTAACGATTTGCCCGCCGGAGTATTTTCCGAAGCGGACAACTTGGACACTCTCATTTTATCCAGAAATTACTTTTCCGACGTGCCCAGTTTCCAATCTCCTTCGTTGAGAAGTTTACACATGAGCAGCTGTCAGATCGCAACTATGAACGTCGACTCTCTCGTCGGCATGGGCTCGCTCTTGGCAATCGACTTGTCCATGAACCAGCTTGAAGAGATCCCAGACAACCTCGCTTCGGAAACGCTGCAGGAGCTAAACTTAAGTTACAATTCAATAAATATGTTGACAGACAACAGCTTCTCTTCGCTACCGCACCTGGCGGTACTGGACATGAGAGGGAATGAGTTCAGGGATGTATGGGCGACTTCACACTTCTCTTCAAACCCGTTTTTGAGGGAGGTCTACGTGAAGGGAAACCGGTGGAGCTGTGAAGGTTTTTCTGTCAATCTCCTGTTGACTTATGAGTTTCTGACAAAGGAACCGTCTAAGATAGTAGACAGGGAGTCATTAATTTGCTACTCACCGTCCAATGTGACACAGTTGAGCTGGCAGCAGGCTTACATTCGGACGTGGCACCCGGTGGAGTCGAGCAGTCCGCCGTTCACGACTATAGCATTGATGGTGGGTGTGATAATCGGGATTGTGGTGACGTCGTGTGTGTGTCGAGGTCTGGTGGCCATCACGAGATCATCAGAGCCCGCAAGGCCACCGCCGGAGACTACAGTTCTGAATCTCAACGGTACAGCCACCGAGCCTCGGGCTGAATCAGTTATACTACGAGTGCCCATACGTGAGGATCTCCCACCGAGCTACGACGAAGCCCTGCTAATGCCGCGCTTGAACTCTTCCTTTCATTCTTTGCCAGATTTTGTTGATGAAGAGGAACCGAGAAACTATCGCAGATCGCGATCTATTGGTGACCTGACAGAACACAGGCCAAGAATAGCAGATAGACGGTCTTTACGGCGTCCTGTTGATATACGTATCACAATTGATGAGTAG
- the LOC118276404 gene encoding insulin-like growth factor-binding protein complex acid labile subunit, whose protein sequence is MVRLPKTLCVLLLIGIAEGGASSDTDLGDLCYSCTCSADKTIIDCSHRGLTELPDGFSTQVTKLNISHNEISTFPESIKKFSNLHSLDLSGNRLSELPRDALQNLTVLEELNLSRNYFISWISLSPNEVFRPTTNLKTLDLSHNKFSTMGNLANQELIISSSLETLILENCEIDSIHGRSPLSGLINIKTLRLHSNPLVRIQSLISSTLKTLDVSNCALSTINHNELMYLPSLVYLKMSHNYRLELSATAYNLFSDSLKYLDISYCNVLQPNLQGFPNLRRAILNHNMIRFLRSNEFVNNTMLEFIDLSYNNIGSLKSDTFRGLRVIKYLDLSWNEIATIPEDTLLEMPSLTQIKLSRNYLSSVGHLKSNSLTVLDMSSCEISSIGKDSLEGLQSLIDLDLSRNLLTHIPDSISSNTLKYLNLNYNRITFINNYTFFMLPRLVGLSVVGNRFTTIWRRSYFESNPYLERLDLTDNMWRCDCADANMYDFYEYVTLEPSKKEESYNLVCNSPIALIGQTWLEACYFVWNPTEKVPSPDGIIWFITVMIIGLAVCLLLVNCIKRSMQRRLAGIQAERERQVEEARDRLRQLRMRAEQEALCNTPDPRDLIAPPSYDEALSMPKLNASCHSLNETGTGKTKRRRGRRKTKSSGDLLEETERNGDLPVLDDLELSENPNDRRRHRPRREISRYGSHEVAELDQSPGARRRRMSEYNAEYYDAQNGDVMTVEVQAELERPLRPRPRRHSNEELRESDL, encoded by the exons ATGGTTCGATTACCCAAAACACTATGTGTTCTCTTGCTGATCGGTATAGCGGAGGGAGGAGCAAGTTCTGACACAGACCTTGGTGATCTGTGCTACTCCTGCACCTGCAGCGCAGATAAAACCATCATCGACTGTTCACACAGAGGATTGACGGAGTTACCTGATGGATTTAGTACACAG GTAACGAAGCTGAACATTTCACACAATGAAATTTCAACGTTTCCTGAAAGCATCAAAAAGTTCAGTAATCTGCATAGTTTAGATTTAAGTGGAAATCGCCTCAGTGAACTACCAAGAGATGCGTTACAAAACTTAACAGTCCTTGAAGAGTTGAATTTATCTAGAAATTACTTTATATCATGGATAAGTCTGAGCCCCAACGAAGTGTTCCGTCCAACGACAAATCTGAAGACGTTAGACTTGTCACACAACAAATTCTCAACAATGGGAAACTTAGCGAATCAAGAGCTGATCATCAGTTCTTCCTTAGAAACATTAATCTTGGAGAACTGTGAAATAGATTCAATACATGGAAGGTCCCCTTTGAGTGGTCTTATCAACATCAAAACACTTAGATTGCATTCCAATCCATTAGTGAGAATACAAAGTCTTATATCATCCACGCTAAAGACTCTCGACGTCAGCAACTGTGCTCTTAGTACAATAAATCATAACGAATTAATGTATTTACCATCTTTAGTTTACTTGAAAATGTCTCACAACTACCGCTTGGAACTCTCTGCTACTGCATACAATTTGTTCTCAgactctttaaaatatttagacatATCGTACTGCAACGTACTTCAACCTAATCTACAAGGATTTCCTAATCTAAGAAGAGCAATCCTCAATCACAATATGATCAGATTTCTGAGAAGTAACGAGTTTGTCAACAATACAATGTTGGAATTTATAGatttatcttataataatatcgGATCACTGAAAAGTGATACATTCCGTGGATTGCGTGTAATAAAGTATTTAGATCTATCGTGGAATGAAATAGCGACCATACCCGAAGATACTTTACTAGAAATGCCTTCACTAacgcaaataaaattatctcGGAATTATCTCTCGAGTGTCGGGCATTTGAAATCGAACTCACTAACTGTTTTGGATATGAGTTCGTGTGAAATAAGTAGTATTGGCAAGGATTCTTTGGAAGGATTACAGAGTCTTATAGACTTGGATCTATCGAGAAATCTTTTGACACACATTCCGGATAGTATATCATCGAACACGCTAAAGTACTTAAACCTCAACTACAACAGAATAACTTTTATTAACAACTATACATTTTTCATGCTGCCTCGACTCGTAGGACTGAGTGTTGTTGGAAACAGATTCACCACAATATGGAGACGATCGTATTTTGAATCGAATCCGTATCTTGAACGACTTGATTTAACTGACAATATGTGGAGATGTGACTGCGCTGATGCAAACATGTACGATTTCTATGAATATGTCACTTTGGAACCTAGCAAGAAGGAAGAATCCTATAATCTTGTTTGCAACAGCCCGATAGCATTAATTGGACAAACATGGTTAGAAGCCTGTTATTTTGTTTGGAATCCCACCGAGAAAGTTCCAAGTCCAGACGGTATAATTTGGTTTATAACTGTAATGATTATAGGTTTGGCCGTGTGCCTTCTTTTAGTGAATTGTATTAAAAGATCAATGCAACGTCGATTGGCTGGTATTCAGGCTGAGAGAGAAAGGCAAGTAGAAGAGGCAAGAGATAGATTGAGGCAACTGAGAATGCGTGCAGAACAAGAAGCTCTGTGTAACACACCAGATCCCCGTGATCTGATTGCACCACCGTCTTACGACGAAGCTCTCTCTATGCCAAAATTGAACGCATCATGCCATTCACTCAATGAAACAGGCACAGGCAAGACTAAAAGAAGACGAGGTAGAAGGAAAACTAAGTCAAGCGGAGATTTACTTGAGGAAACTGAGAGGAATGGGGACCTTCCAGTTTTGGATGATCTCGAACTATCAGAGAATCCAAATGATCGTCGACGTCATAGACCGAGGAGAGAAATAAGTAGATATGGCAGCCATGAGGTGGCAGAGTTAGACCAGTCGCCTGGGGCTCGTCGTCGGCGCATGTCTGAGTACAATGCTGAGTATTATGATGCTCAGAACGGTGACGTTATGACTGTCGAAGTCCAAGCAGAATTAGAAAGACCTCTACGTCCTCGACCAAGAAGGCATTCTAATGAGGAACTTCGAGAAAGCGACTTATGA